A genome region from Streptomyces sp. NBC_01296 includes the following:
- a CDS encoding DUF4240 domain-containing protein, producing the protein MDKQTFWKLIETARSEAEADQVAARASELLARCPEAEIAAAQQVLWDLLAESYRSPLWAAAYMINGGCSDDGFDYFRGWLLTQGEEAFARALADPDSLADHPAVREAAAEGLELWDEEALSIAWTAYESATGRELPSESFTISYPPLDPAWDFDFDDTTQTAPRLPRLSALFD; encoded by the coding sequence ATGGACAAGCAGACGTTCTGGAAGCTGATCGAGACGGCCCGGTCCGAGGCCGAAGCGGACCAGGTGGCGGCGCGCGCCTCGGAGTTGCTGGCGCGCTGCCCCGAGGCCGAGATAGCCGCCGCCCAGCAGGTCCTGTGGGACCTGCTGGCGGAGTCGTACCGCAGCCCCCTCTGGGCCGCGGCCTACATGATCAACGGCGGCTGCTCGGACGACGGCTTCGACTACTTCCGCGGCTGGCTCCTGACCCAGGGCGAGGAGGCCTTCGCCCGCGCCCTGGCCGACCCCGACTCCCTCGCCGACCACCCCGCGGTGCGCGAGGCGGCGGCGGAGGGCCTGGAGCTGTGGGACGAGGAGGCCCTCTCGATCGCCTGGACGGCGTACGAGTCCGCCACGGGCCGCGAACTCCCGTCGGAATCCTTCACGATCAGCTACCCGCCGCTGGACCCGGCCTGGGACTTCGACTTCGACGACACGACGCAGACCGCCCCCCGCCTCCCCCGCCTGAGCGCCCTCTTCGACTAG
- a CDS encoding carbon-nitrogen family hydrolase gives MRASLIQIAVTDGESVASRRARVADLVRDQAGSDLVVLPELWTVGAFAYEQFETEAEPLDGPTYEAMSKAARDAGVWLHAGSVVERAGDGSLYNTTLVLSPTGELAATYRKIHRFGFDQGEAVLMTAGDSLTTVTLPEQTLGIATCYDLRFPELFRGLVDAGATTMVVAAGWPARRRAHWTLLNRARAVEDQSYVLACGLAGTHAGVEQAGHSLVVDPWGEVLAEAGPAEDVLTVDLDPAKVAETRDQFPALKDRRLGR, from the coding sequence CGGTGACCGACGGGGAGTCGGTTGCTTCACGCCGTGCCCGCGTGGCCGATCTCGTGCGGGACCAGGCCGGCTCGGATCTGGTCGTCCTGCCCGAACTGTGGACGGTGGGTGCCTTCGCCTACGAGCAGTTCGAGACCGAGGCCGAGCCGCTGGACGGCCCGACGTACGAGGCGATGTCCAAGGCGGCGCGCGACGCCGGGGTCTGGCTGCACGCCGGCTCGGTCGTGGAGCGCGCGGGCGACGGCTCGCTCTACAACACCACCCTCGTCCTCTCCCCGACCGGCGAGCTGGCCGCCACGTACCGCAAGATCCACCGCTTCGGCTTCGACCAGGGCGAGGCCGTGCTGATGACGGCCGGCGACTCCCTGACCACCGTGACCCTGCCGGAGCAGACCCTCGGCATCGCCACCTGCTACGACCTGCGCTTCCCCGAGCTGTTCCGCGGCCTGGTCGACGCCGGGGCCACGACGATGGTGGTGGCCGCGGGCTGGCCGGCCCGCCGCCGCGCCCACTGGACCCTGCTGAACCGGGCGCGGGCCGTCGAGGACCAGTCGTACGTGCTCGCCTGCGGGCTGGCCGGTACGCACGCGGGCGTCGAGCAGGCCGGACACAGCCTGGTGGTGGACCCCTGGGGCGAGGTCCTGGCCGAGGCGGGCCCCGCCGAGGACGTCCTCACGGTGGACCTGGACCCCGCAAAGGTCGCCGAAACCCGCGACCAGTTCCCGGCCCTGAAAGACCGCCGCCTGGGCCGGTGA